ttagttttcttattactttattaatatgaagattttttatacattttacgtttttattaattgttattacattttcaagttttcataatttgaaataataaaataaaaatcattcttCAGTATATGACTTTTGAAAATATACAGCTGTAGAAATAAAATGGTAATAACTTTATTTGTATAAACTATGACATGGTTAAAAAATTTGAACTCATTTTAAGCctagataattatttatttaaaagaaagtattaaaaaaacaaataggttaatttaccaatttaatataattttatcatgtttaatttatataataattttattgtaaTATAGTATAGACTAtaactataattttataaaatataaatcttttcattctttttgttttataatgaaatttaattaatataaatttatactaatattatattacttaaatacgaaattaattaatgcattatttaataaaagatatttaaaaagtttagtaagattttgttagatgttttatcaacagattttattataactaaaaataaaattcaaatttacaaataaaattaatttattattaatatctttgTTGATTATTATGTCATACTATGTTATTAATGAAATGGACCTAgtaaaactatttaatggttagataaaaatgatatttcttttttaacagAGAAGATACACAATAGTTTATTTATCACGAATTGCAAAATAGTTTAAACAGTTAATTACATGGTcttgatagattttttttgtgacaTATGTCTTGATAGAATTCGTAAACataacttatataataaagtgcCAAATATGGTATAAATGGCACAAGCTTACGTGTAGTTTTTGGATGCgttttaattttgtaaagtCAAAAGTAGTACTATAATGCTAACCTCATTAAAAGCTGTGGTGACCCATTTATATTTGACCTTTTGGTTCagccaaattaatattaatgaaGATGTTGAATGACATCTTATAGTGTCCGTATATATGAACGTACACTGTAAACAAATACTAGTAGTTTATAGTAGCTGTCATTTGAATTAGGAGTGGaatttgaatttatattatatccaACCAAAGAGACTTTAAAAGAGGAAAGTTTCTTTTTATTGCCATTTAAACCTTATCTATTATGACCACGCATCCAAATTTACGTTTTTCCTATCTGTTTTTGTTCCAACCAAATATGATTTCTAAGACATCTCCAATAACTATTCTTAGCCATGGGCATTGAGTGTTTCAGATCATGTTTAGTTAGGACCTCCATTCGGATAAATGAATTATATGTATGATAGATACAGGCCCGTTTAGACCTTGTGCAAGTTCTAACTCTTCAAGAGcaataaaaatacttttttttgtaactagcAATAAAAATACTTTGCAAAATAAAGCCCTGATTTTGCAAAATTGGACCCTAAAGAGCAACAGTTCTCACCCTTAGTATCTTATGAATTCcaacacaaaataaaatgtatCTCAAATATTTAGATACCTTATCAAAAATGTCTCAAAATATCtcatttaagatatttttgatggaatatctaaatatttaaaatattcatttaaatttattcTGTGTTGGAATCCGTTAAATACCAAAGGTGGGAACCCATCAATAATGTTGTTCTAACTaaacttttcatattttcagtGGATCATGTGCAAATGTGCCTTAGCAAGAGTCGGCACTGAATATGTACTTAGCAGATTTTGGTTTGGATATAATATCGGTTTAGAGTACTTGTTTAATACATGAATCaaatttacacatatatatacatacacaaagTGAAGTTGGgcattttatttgttaattttaattcgattcgttattcgtttCGATTTGATTCGAAAATCCGGATATTCATGTTTTCgaagtaaattaaatattagaaatcaatatccgttaacaacaaaacaaaacacaaatactaaaaatttcaGAGTCTCATATCTGATCCACTCtgacttttataaaatatgtatgtataatTGAATACAgaagtttatatttatagttttgtataactattattttaacatataactttctcagttttatttataaaattacttatagaactattaaattaagaaatgaACATAATCtctttataaaaactataatactttaaaattttatgtttataagaacatttaattaaattttaaatatttatgaaacatAGAATCTCACTAatgtttatttctattttatattatgttaaatattattttgaagatAAATTTGTATAggtttttactaaatttatttgtattgaaCAAAGTGGATGATATATCCATAAATATCCgttaatattcaaaaatatctataaatttttcggatatccagaaaaccgaatatccgtattttgtcgaagcaaaacaaatagaaaaactGGATATCCCTAAAATACGAAGCACATCTCAAATGCTGAGAGATTGAAAATTATGATAGTATTCGATCCGCGTCCAACCCTAGTTAACATGTCAGTTGAAGTGTTCTCGTGGTTACACATTTGCCCATTCGCTAATTCAAATTGGATTTTAGTCACTAAAATGTCAATTTTATAAGTATTgtgatattaatatattatagatatttacaatataaaagaATAGATATAAATTAAAGTGATCCAGTGGTAACATATTTTTCTTATCCAATCTGGGTTTGGCAGATAtgatgactttttttttaatattctgagtttgagatatttattttggtttaatgaaaatttgagtttgagtttAAAACCCCTCATTTTCGCTTAAAATGAATTTGAATTTTGTTCCAATGGTTCCTTTTTTCCAAaagaaattcaaatatattattttattaatacttaTTATTAAATTCTGATaataattctattttaaaacttacaaatTTTACCTAACACtaacttaatttaaataaaaatttaatatatacgtaagattattttttaatagaatagtcAGTGATGTATATGAATGTATAATTGTGTTAATAAaagtattaataatttattaaagtagaaaacacatatatttaatattttagatataaacaaaattatgtaTAAGTGTAATGAATAAAAAAGTTTAACGCTAAAATGAGGTTATGAATAGTATTTCTTCAAATTTGATGTTACGAATTTCTATTTCTCAATCATATGTTACGATCAAAACAATtggttatattatattaatttgtatCAGTTTTGTtgttgaattttgtttttattttgagataTTATTTCCATTAATCTACTGAAATTGTAAAATCAAACTCTccaaattttgataatattctAAATAATTCTTTGGGActgactaaaaatatatattttattatttcgaataattttgaaaaccataaaaatatagtttgtaAACCGATTCGACTAGGACTTTGATAAACAAGGAACACTCTGCAATTGCATCCATAAAAATGAAGTACACAGTTTGTAAGGATTAAGAGTGTGAAAAGCATAACCATACAATACTTCCTTTTTTTCTATAAGCTTTACAAACCAGTTTACCAactaatttgtatttttcttttccttttggtGTCGCCCTTTACATAGAACTGTTGTTAACTAATTTGCATACTATGAATAGAAATGGAAAATATGGTAGAAGAAAAAtcctaaaaaaagaagaaaaagataaagaaacaGAGATTTTAACACTGCGTAcctttaaagtttaaataatcaaaatttaaaagaaagacttcaacccaaaaaaaataggaaaaagacAAGTTAAATAATTTCCTTTATTTATACAACACtacatttttgacaaatatAACACTACCTTACCGCACAAACTTAGGGAACACCTATTAAACCCACGGCAACAAGTAAATCATCAGAGAGCAAGTAGTTCTCAGTGTACCAAacgatatattaatataattattgcTTTTCTCCATCATTTTCTATATCAGAAGGCTTCCGAACAGCTCGGAGCTGAACAGAGTTGTCAAAACAGTGGAAGAAACCAAAGTGAGGGAACCTCTCATACCAAGTCTCTTGTTGCACATGTGTGTCCCAGTGTTCTCCGCTACTGCTTTTCCCGTATTTGTGTACCCAACCCGAACCGTTATGTCCTTCACCCCAACTCCTGTTCCACCTGTCACCGTGCTTCCCTTCCCACCAAGTCTCTCCTTGCTTCACTCCCTGAGCGCTAGGGTTAAAGTTCTCGTCCCATTTGTCTCCCCATTTGTCCCAACCATCCCCTACCCACCTTTCTGCCCACTTGTCTGTGTACTTTGTGCTTCCTCCTTGCCCGTCATACTTCTCTCCCCACCTGATGATTCAAAACCAATCAAGACAAGATTTAGAAACatacgatttttttttagtCTTAAAGAGCTTGTACTATGTTGTTATTTGGAAAACAGTACCTCTCATGCCAGACATGAGCATGGCCAACATCAAGTGGTGTGTTACGGTCAAGGCTGCACCATTTGTGAGCCCATTTTTCTGATTTTCCAGTAGCATCATAATGCTCAAACCACTTCTCTTGCCATTCATCACCTTGTCCACTCTTTCCCCATTTATCTGCTGTTTTCTCCATATGCACAACACCATTCTCCTGTAATTGACAATTCAAAATAAAGTCTCCAAACTAATCTTACATTAGCTGCAATATAAGTAGAGCTGAGTTTCACTGACCTGCATCATCGCCTCTCTCCAGAACTCACGCCACACGTTTCCAGCGGCATCACGTCCAGATTTCTCAGAACCAAGTTCCTTAAACCCAAAGTCATCAGAAGCCTCCCAATACTTGTCCTGCCACTCAACAACACCATCAGCAGTAACACCACGTATCATAGTCCACCTGCAAACCACACCATCAGGGCGTTTCTCAACACCAGTCTGCTTCCACCACTTCAACCCCTCTTGGCTGACCCCAGAGGACGCAGAATCATCCAAACCGTCAAGAACACGAGCCGCTTCTTCCGCATTCGCCGAAGAAACGGCATCAATGTCATGCTCCGCTGACGTGGGCTTTCTCTCCGTCTCTTTCTTAACCTCGATCAAAGACTCAAAAGGAGGGATAACAAAGCTATGTCTTTCGGTGGAGAGCATACTCTCGTAAGGTATGGAAAGAGAGTCAGCTGAAGGTTCTTTCTCCAATACAGTGGTTGGAAACAACTCAGCAGGCTTGACTGCAGCCTGCAGCAAGTCCAGATTGGAACTCATTTCACTATCTTGAGGAGGTGTCCAAGACCAAAAGTCAGGCCCTGGTGTCTCGGAACCAGAAGCTTCAGACCGAGGAACATACACTGTTCTGCTCCACATCCCTGATTTATTAAAAGAATGACTCAATATTTATAAGTGAAGTGTCTCTCCTACCGCATTAACAAGCAAGTGATGTACCTTTGGATTTAGCATTGTTCTGAGTCTCGGTTCCGtcactcttctcttcatcaTCTTGAAAACCATTTTCGCCGTCGCCTGAACTGTTAGAGGCGAGAATCGCTTTGGCAGCAGAGATAGCAGCGGCGGCGCGATCAACGACCTGCATCCGCTGAATCCGATCCCTCTCCTCGACGGAAACTTCCAAGATCTTCTGGAACTCATcgctcttcttcttgttgtttaGGTCTAAATCTCCTGGGGCTTTCTCGCCATCGGAAGCTACATTCTCGGCTATCTTCTCGAAggccttctccttcttctcgcGATCGACGGCGTTTTTCCACATATCGAGGTACGACTCGGGTCCGTCATTTGAAACCCTAAGCGTCCTCAATCCGGTTCGATTCCTCCGGTTCGGGAATAGCGCCGGGAAAatcgaggaggaggaggaggagtgaCGGCGTGTTCCGTCGTCGAAGTGCGGGGCGCGAGATGCCGTTAAGGCGGCGCGGAGGGAGACTCCAAGACGCGAAGCCATTTTTGTTTTTCGAGGTTTCGAAATTAGCGGGTGATTATGATATGATATGAAAGTAAACAAACACTTTTTTGAAGTTCACTTTGTTTTGATAGAAACGATTGGTTCTGGTTTCACGTGATTTGAGTGGTAAAGTGGTAATTTTTTACGTGTTTAGGAAGGGAAGTACTTCTCTGTGGCCGACCTCTTTTTTGGTGTGCGTGTGGCCGACCTCAGCGGCAACACGTGGCACTTAGGTAACCGTTAATCGAAATAGAAATGATACAACTTGGCTTCCTTACTGCAAATGCAAAGAGGG
Above is a window of Raphanus sativus cultivar WK10039 unplaced genomic scaffold, ASM80110v3 Scaffold1876, whole genome shotgun sequence DNA encoding:
- the LOC108835182 gene encoding protein LIKE EARLY STARVATION, chloroplastic-like: MASRLGVSLRAALTASRAPHFDDGTRRHSSSSSSIFPALFPNRRNRTGLRTLRVSNDGPESYLDMWKNAVDREKKEKAFEKIAENVASDGEKAPGDLDLNNKKKSDEFQKILEVSVEERDRIQRMQVVDRAAAAISAAKAILASNSSGDGENGFQDDEEKSDGTETQNNAKSKGMWSRTVYVPRSEASGSETPGPDFWSWTPPQDSEMSSNLDLLQAAVKPAELFPTTVLEKEPSADSLSIPYESMLSTERHSFVIPPFESLIEVKKETERKPTSAEHDIDAVSSANAEEAARVLDGLDDSASSGVSQEGLKWWKQTGVEKRPDGVVCRWTMIRGVTADGVVEWQDKYWEASDDFGFKELGSEKSGRDAAGNVWREFWREAMMQENGVVHMEKTADKWGKSGQGDEWQEKWFEHYDATGKSEKWAHKWCSLDRNTPLDVGHAHVWHERWGEKYDGQGGSTKYTDKWAERWVGDGWDKWGDKWDENFNPSAQGVKQGETWWEGKHGDRWNRSWGEGHNGSGWVHKYGKSSSGEHWDTHVQQETWYERFPHFGFFHCFDNSVQLRAVRKPSDIENDGEKQ